The sequence GTCGAAACAATTCGTCAGACCGCCGTCCGTTTCCGCCGCGAATCAGATCAGCAAGCCGGAGCCGATCTCGATAAATTATTGAAAAAACTGACGCGTGACCAGACCAATTCTGTTGTCCGTGCATTTTCGTATTTCTCCCATTTGGCAAATATTGCCGAAGATCAGCACCACAATCGCCGCCGCCGCGCCCATTTGCTGGCTGGATCAGCTGCGCAGCCTGGCAGCGTTGCCCATGCGTTGACCAAACTTGATGATGCTGGCGTCTCCGGCGTTACGGTGCGCAACTTTCTGAAAGATGCCCTCATTTCGCCTGTATTGACCGCGCATCCGACTGAAGTACAGCGCAAGAGTATTCTCGATGCCGAGCGAGAAATTGCCCGGCTTTTAGCTGATCGTGACCAGCCGCACACCCCAAAAGAATTACGCGATAACAGCGAACTCTTACGCGGACGTATCGCCACTTTGTGGCAGACCCGCATGTTGCGCTATTCGAAGCTTACCGTCGCCGATGAGATAGAAAACGCCCTGTCCTATCACCGAATCACTTTTTTACGCGAATTGCCGGCGTTGTACGATGACATAGAATCCGAAATCGCCACCCAGTTTCCGACCCGCGCCCGTCAATCCGGCGCCATCGCGCCGTTAGCTCCCTTCGTGCAGATGGGAAGCTGGATCGGCGGAGACCGTGATGGCAATCCGAATGTCAACGCTGGCACCATGCAGCATGCGTTGCAACGGCAATCAACCACGATCCTCGACTTCTATCTTGAAGAAGTACATCAATTAGGGGCTGAACTCTCCGTCTCAACCCTGATGGTTGGGGTTAGCCCAGAGTTAGAGGCATTGGCGCAATCTTCGCCGGATACCTCAGACCATCGTTCTGACGAACCCTATCGCCGTGCGTTGATTGGCATTTACGCCAGACTCGCTGCCACTGCACGCGATCTCGGCGCCACCAATATCTTGCGCAACGAAGTGGGTGCTGCTTCCCACTACATCACCGTGTCTGAATTTACGCAAGAACTGCAAATCATCGAGGACTCGTTGGTCGCCAATCATGGTGGAGCACTTGTCAAGCCTCGCTTGTCCACTCTTAAGCGTGCCAGCCAAATTTTCGGTTTTCACCTGGCTTCACTTGACATGCGCCAAAGCTCTGATGTCCATGAACGCGTACTCACTGAGTTGTTCGCGCGCTCGAATGTGGAACCACACTACAATCAACTCAACGAAGACAAAAAAATCGTTCTGCTGTTAGCCAAATTATCGAATCCGCGCCCGCTTTTTTCTCAGTATATTAACTACTCTGACGAGACCAATTCAGAGCTAAGCATCCTGCGCATGGCGCGTGAAATTCGGCAGCGCTACGGTGCACGTGCGATTCGGAACTACATCATCTCGCACACTGAAACCGTGTCTGACCTGCTTGAAGTCATGGTGCTGCAACAAGAAACCGGATTGGTGCGTATCCCATTGGATGCGGTCGATCTGGACACCAAGGCAGTCGCCAACAGTGAACCGGAGTTAATGGTCATTCCGTTATTTGAAACCATCCCGGACCTGCGCGCTGCCGCCGAGATAATGCAAAACTGGATGGCACTTCCGCCGGTAGCCAGACTCATCGTCGAACAAGGCCGTCTGCAAGAAGTCATGCTCGGGTATTCGGACTCAAATAAAGACGGTGGCTTCCTGACCTCAAATTGGGAACTGTATAAAGCAGAAATCGAACTGGTGCGGGTATTCAACACAGCGGGCGTAAAACTGCGGCTGTTCCACGGACGGGGCGGCACAGTTGGTCGTGGCGGCGGTCCAAGCTACCAAGCCATCCTGGCGCAACCGCCTGGCACCGTGAATGGTCAAATTCGGTTAACTGAACAAGGTGAAATTATTGCGTCAAAGTTTTCTAATCCAGAAATCGGACGACGCAATCTGGAACTGCTGGTAGCGGCAACATTGGAAGCCAGTCTGATGCCGCATACTGCGGTCGGCAAACAAGCCCAAAAGCTCAGCGAATTCGAACAATTAATGGACGGATTATCAGAGCGCGCCTATCAGGCCTACCGCCATCTGGTCTACGAAACGCCCGGATTTACCGATTATTTCTTTGAAGCGACGCCCATCGCAGAAATCGCAGAACTGAATATTGGTTCGCGTCCCGCTTCTCGCAAGTCAACCCGCCGGATTGAAGATTTACGGGCGATTCCATGGGGATTCTCGTGGGGACAATGCCGTCTATTGTTACCGGGATGGTATGGTTTTGGGAGCGCGCTATCAGGATGGCTGAACGAAGACGATGCCAAAAGCAAAGCCCAGAAAATGACGCTATTGCGCACCATGTATAAAGAATGGCCGTTTTTTGCCACGCTATTGTCGAACATGGATATGGTGCTTTCCAAAACCGATCTG is a genomic window of Glaciimonas sp. PAMC28666 containing:
- the ppc gene encoding phosphoenolpyruvate carboxylase, with translation MAKHPTPSPSTARTKSSLPNKDAPLKEDIRLLGRLLGDVLRDQEGDAVFDVVETIRQTAVRFRRESDQQAGADLDKLLKKLTRDQTNSVVRAFSYFSHLANIAEDQHHNRRRRAHLLAGSAAQPGSVAHALTKLDDAGVSGVTVRNFLKDALISPVLTAHPTEVQRKSILDAEREIARLLADRDQPHTPKELRDNSELLRGRIATLWQTRMLRYSKLTVADEIENALSYHRITFLRELPALYDDIESEIATQFPTRARQSGAIAPLAPFVQMGSWIGGDRDGNPNVNAGTMQHALQRQSTTILDFYLEEVHQLGAELSVSTLMVGVSPELEALAQSSPDTSDHRSDEPYRRALIGIYARLAATARDLGATNILRNEVGAASHYITVSEFTQELQIIEDSLVANHGGALVKPRLSTLKRASQIFGFHLASLDMRQSSDVHERVLTELFARSNVEPHYNQLNEDKKIVLLLAKLSNPRPLFSQYINYSDETNSELSILRMAREIRQRYGARAIRNYIISHTETVSDLLEVMVLQQETGLVRIPLDAVDLDTKAVANSEPELMVIPLFETIPDLRAAAEIMQNWMALPPVARLIVEQGRLQEVMLGYSDSNKDGGFLTSNWELYKAEIELVRVFNTAGVKLRLFHGRGGTVGRGGGPSYQAILAQPPGTVNGQIRLTEQGEIIASKFSNPEIGRRNLELLVAATLEASLMPHTAVGKQAQKLSEFEQLMDGLSERAYQAYRHLVYETPGFTDYFFEATPIAEIAELNIGSRPASRKSTRRIEDLRAIPWGFSWGQCRLLLPGWYGFGSALSGWLNEDDAKSKAQKMTLLRTMYKEWPFFATLLSNMDMVLSKTDLAVASRYAALVTDRKLRNSIFKRISQEHELTSGLLSSITGAKERLANNPLLARSIKNRFAYLDPLNHLQVELIKRHRSVTASGKTTEERVKRGIHLSINGIAAGLRNTG